The following are encoded in a window of Rosa chinensis cultivar Old Blush chromosome 4, RchiOBHm-V2, whole genome shotgun sequence genomic DNA:
- the LOC112199025 gene encoding uncharacterized protein LOC112199025: protein MDNDRGRSGSINCPPYFNGEDYAQWKTMRMSTSGILLKPELKPRGEWSASEVCDYNNDVKARHSLYTALSKKEGKHIGTCKTAKKAWDLLQMTYEGNKRVRAQKLTLEFENMFMREDESIDDFHSRLINVTNECESLGDPIDEHRIVKKFLRSLPASVLSKQTAIEEVQDLETYSLDELLGNLQTFEMKIKLVKKKKENDLEFTSKDFALLSKHYKKFLRAGNSFQEVKNSLGSSSRKNSFSRNPKCFECHGFGHLAIDCGNRKYKARTSKAMKSTWSDSENDEQNFALTATLHSTSSSDSDDDEHKDEQMADKYEAISMASSKMIKINEELNKKLILAEKEKNGIAESRNPIHKIGRLRKLLIYVDRLKTLQENLDAQVSLVNSLSSEKLSLEHSLKESQERFSKFSIGSEKVSKMIGIGKTEGDKKGLGYSSCIASKESKSIKFVKETMVPKIGNSSN from the coding sequence AACTCAAGCCAAGGGGTGAGTGGTCAGCAAGTGAGGTGTGTGATTATAACAATGATGTTAAAGCACGACATAGCTTGTATACAGCTCTTTCTAAGAAAGAAGGGAAGCATATTGGGACTTGCAAGACTGCAAAGAAGGCTTGGGATCTTCTCCAAATGACATATGAGGGTAATAAGAGAGTTAGAGCTCAAAAACTAACTCTTGAATTTGAAAACATGTTCATGAGAGAGGATGAATCAATTGATGACTTCCACTCTAGGCTAATAAATGTGACAAATGAATGTGAGAGCCTTGGTGATCCTATTGATGAACATAGAATTGTGAAAAAGTTTCTTAGATCCCTGCCAGCAAGTGTTTTGTCCAAACAAACTGCCATTGAAGAAGTTCAAgacttagaaacttattcctTAGATGAACTGCTTGGAAATCTTCAAACctttgaaatgaagattaagctagttaaaaagaaaaaggaaaatgacTTAGAGTTTACTTCTAAGGACTTTGCTCTTCTTTCTAAACATTACAAAAAGTTTCTTAGGGCTGGAAATTCCTTTCAAGAAGTCAAGAACTCATTAGGATCAAGTTCTAGAAAAAATTCTTTTAGTAGAAATCCTAAATGTTTTGAGTGTCATGGTTTTGGGCATCTTGCTATTGATTGTGGGAATAGGAAGTATAAAGCTCGCACAAGTAAAGCCATGAAATCTACTTGGAGTGATTCTGAGAATGACGAACAAAACTTTGCCTTGACTGCTACTCTTCATTCTACTTCCTCAAGTGATTCTGACGATGATGAGCATAAGGATGAACAGATGGCAGATAAGTATGAGGCAATAAGCATGGCTTCAtctaaaatgatcaaaattaatgAAGAACTGAACAAAAAATTGATTCtagctgaaaaagaaaagaatgggATTGCTGAGAGTCGCAATCCCATACATAAAATTGGGAGATTGAGAAAGCTGCTTATATATGTTGACCGTCTCAAGACTTTACAAGAAAACTTAGATGCTCAAGTTAGTCTTGTGAACTCTCTGTCCTCTGAAAAATTGAGTTTAGAGCATTCCTTGAAAGAGTCACAAGAGAGGTTCTCAAAATTTTCTATAGGTTCTGAGAAAGTTTCAAAAATGATTGGGATTGGAAAAACTGAAGGGGACAAAAAAGGGTTGGGATACTCCTCTTGCATAGCTTCCAAAGAGTCCAAGTCCATTAAGTTTGTGAAGGAAACCATGGTTCCTAAAATTGGAAACTCTTCAAACTAG